The Nocardia arthritidis genome has a window encoding:
- the glgP gene encoding alpha-glucan family phosphorylase, whose amino-acid sequence MKALRRFTVRAHLPERLAALGELSTNLRWSWHWPTQDLFAELDRERWAELGHDPVRMLGEVPAARLDELAADPDYVRRVDDAADGLRDYLTRPRWFQRQFDGQVRGIAYFSMEFGVTEVLPNYSGGLGILAGDHLKSASDLGLPLIGVGLLYRSGYFRQSLSADGWQTEHYPALDPQGLPLRLLTGEGSPVLIHVAMPDHRVLRARVWIAQVGRVPLLLLDSDIAENDPELRLVTDRLYGGDQEHRIRQEILAGIGGVRAVRAYTRAAGLPDPDVFHMNEGHAGFLGVERIREFVAGGLDFDTALAAVRAGTVFTTHTPVPAGIDRFPMPMVRRYFGGAHGETESALLPGLSVDRIVALGREADPSVFNMAHMGLRLAQRANGVSELHGEVSRAMFNGLWPGFDAAEVPIGSVTNGVHAPTWAAREWIDKAREHIGSELVEEARGWERLHDVDLGELWSTRNSLRATLVAEVRRRLRRSWLQRGAAEAELGWVDSVFDPEVLTVGFARRVPTYKRLTLMLRDPQRLRALLLDPERPVQLVVAGKSHPADDGGKALIQQVVRFADDPEVRHRIVFLPDYDMSMARFLYWGCDVWLNNPLRPLEACGTSGMKSALNGGLNLSIRDGWWDEMYDGENGWAIPTADGVADEHRRDDLEAAALYDLFERTVAPRFYDRDGSGMPVRWVEMVRHTLETLGPKVLASRMVRDYAVEYYARAAAAFQRVTADEFAAARAAAEYRRRVESAWPAVKVIQVDSSGLPDTPIIGAPMSLQARIDLGGLRTEDVAVHAVFGRVSPSDELSEVTTIPMTHTGTDSGTELFTVQTPVPLSGAVGYTVRVLPHNELLASDAELGLIAAPSA is encoded by the coding sequence GTGAAGGCATTAAGGCGTTTCACCGTCCGTGCCCATCTTCCTGAGCGTCTGGCGGCGTTGGGCGAGTTGTCAACTAATCTGCGGTGGTCGTGGCATTGGCCCACGCAGGATCTGTTCGCCGAGCTCGATCGGGAGCGGTGGGCGGAGTTGGGGCACGATCCGGTGCGGATGCTGGGGGAGGTGCCTGCCGCGCGATTGGATGAGCTGGCGGCGGACCCGGATTACGTCCGGCGGGTCGACGACGCGGCCGATGGACTGCGCGATTATCTGACCCGGCCGCGCTGGTTCCAGCGGCAGTTCGACGGTCAGGTGCGCGGAATCGCCTATTTCTCCATGGAATTCGGTGTCACCGAGGTGCTGCCGAACTACTCCGGCGGCCTCGGGATCCTGGCGGGCGATCATCTGAAATCGGCGTCCGATCTGGGTCTTCCGTTGATCGGTGTCGGATTGCTTTACCGCTCAGGATATTTCCGTCAGTCGCTGTCGGCGGACGGATGGCAGACCGAGCACTACCCGGCGCTCGACCCGCAGGGCCTGCCGCTGCGGCTGCTCACCGGCGAGGGTTCGCCGGTGCTCATCCACGTCGCCATGCCCGACCACCGGGTGCTGCGGGCTCGGGTGTGGATCGCGCAGGTCGGGCGAGTTCCGTTGCTGCTCTTGGATTCCGATATCGCCGAGAACGATCCGGAACTGCGACTGGTGACCGATCGCCTGTACGGCGGCGATCAGGAGCATCGGATCCGCCAGGAGATCCTGGCCGGTATCGGCGGTGTGCGCGCGGTGCGCGCGTACACCCGCGCCGCGGGCCTGCCCGATCCCGATGTATTCCATATGAACGAGGGTCACGCAGGCTTCCTCGGTGTCGAGCGGATCCGCGAATTCGTCGCGGGCGGACTGGATTTCGATACGGCACTGGCGGCGGTGCGGGCCGGAACGGTGTTCACGACGCATACCCCGGTGCCCGCGGGCATCGACCGCTTCCCGATGCCGATGGTGCGGCGCTATTTCGGTGGCGCGCACGGTGAAACCGAATCCGCCTTGCTGCCAGGGCTTTCCGTGGACCGGATCGTCGCGCTGGGGCGCGAGGCCGATCCTTCGGTGTTCAACATGGCGCATATGGGTCTGCGACTTGCCCAGCGCGCCAACGGCGTTTCCGAACTGCACGGCGAGGTGAGCCGCGCCATGTTCAACGGGCTGTGGCCGGGTTTCGACGCCGCCGAGGTGCCGATCGGTTCGGTGACCAACGGTGTGCACGCCCCGACCTGGGCCGCACGCGAATGGATCGACAAGGCGCGTGAACACATCGGTTCGGAGCTGGTCGAGGAGGCGCGCGGCTGGGAGCGGCTGCACGACGTCGACCTCGGCGAACTGTGGTCGACCCGGAATTCGCTGCGCGCCACCCTGGTTGCCGAGGTGCGCCGCCGGCTGCGCCGGTCATGGTTGCAGCGCGGCGCCGCCGAGGCCGAATTGGGTTGGGTGGACAGCGTTTTCGATCCCGAGGTGTTGACGGTCGGCTTCGCGCGCCGGGTGCCGACCTACAAGCGGTTGACGCTGATGCTGCGCGATCCGCAGCGGTTGCGTGCCCTGCTGCTCGATCCGGAGCGCCCTGTGCAGTTGGTGGTGGCGGGTAAGAGCCATCCCGCCGATGACGGCGGAAAGGCGCTGATACAGCAGGTGGTTCGGTTCGCCGACGATCCCGAGGTGCGGCACCGCATCGTCTTCCTGCCCGACTACGACATGTCGATGGCCCGCTTCCTGTACTGGGGTTGCGATGTGTGGCTGAACAATCCGCTGCGCCCGCTCGAGGCGTGTGGTACGTCGGGCATGAAGTCGGCGCTCAACGGCGGCCTCAACCTCTCCATCCGGGATGGTTGGTGGGACGAGATGTACGACGGCGAAAACGGTTGGGCCATACCGACCGCCGACGGCGTCGCCGATGAGCACCGCCGCGACGATCTCGAGGCGGCGGCGCTCTACGACCTGTTCGAACGCACCGTCGCACCGCGTTTCTACGACCGCGACGGGTCGGGGATGCCGGTGCGCTGGGTGGAGATGGTGCGCCACACGTTGGAGACGCTGGGGCCGAAGGTTTTGGCGTCCAGGATGGTTCGCGATTACGCCGTCGAGTACTACGCGCGGGCCGCGGCCGCGTTCCAGCGTGTCACCGCCGACGAGTTCGCCGCGGCGCGGGCCGCGGCCGAGTACCGGCGTCGCGTCGAATCCGCTTGGCCCGCGGTGAAGGTCATTCAGGTCGACAGCTCGGGTCTGCCCGATACGCCGATCATCGGCGCGCCGATGTCGCTGCAGGCCCGCATCGATCTGGGTGGTCTGCGCACCGAGGATGTCGCGGTGCACGCGGTGTTCGGCCGGGTCTCACCGTCCGACGAGCTCTCCGAGGTGACGACCATCCCGATGACGCATACCGGAACCGATTCCGGCACAGAGCTTTTCACGGTGCAGACGCCGGTTCCGCTGTCCGGCGCCGTCGGCTACACGGTCCGGGTGCTCCCGCACAACGAACTGCTCGCCTCCGACGCCGAACTCGGACTGATCGCCGCACCGAGCGCGTAA
- a CDS encoding NCS2 family permease, giving the protein MASDVLTRTRGRLDAYFGVSQTGSTVRRELMAGTVTFLAMSYVLAVNPAILGDQGALGDKGIPMQAVFTATAVAAVFGTLVMGIWARYPIALAPGMGLNAFFAFTVVQQMGIPWQTALSGTFLSGLIFLVLAVTKVRERILNAIPMQMKLAVGAGIGMFVAFLGLKNAGIVVASKATFVTHGDFTKGTTLLALFGLLITVVFLVLRWHGAVLYGIVLTALLGMITGLVKLPDGVVAMPKGLDQTFGQAIIHLPDAFTGQMVVVVLTMLFVDFFDASGTLIGVANQAGLLDKNGQLPRASSALAADSVGTMAGAVIGTSTTTAYVESTAGVSAGGRTGLTAVTTAGWFLIAMFCFPIFSVIAGSGEVTAPALIVVGVLMARALGEIDWNRLEYSVPAFITVVVTPLTYSIAYGLAMGMVFYPVVMVARGRIKEVHPAMWALMVVFLGYFFFLAE; this is encoded by the coding sequence ATGGCCTCCGATGTGCTGACCCGAACCCGGGGTCGCCTGGACGCGTATTTCGGCGTCAGTCAGACCGGCTCGACCGTGCGGCGCGAGCTGATGGCCGGGACGGTGACGTTCCTGGCCATGTCCTATGTGCTCGCCGTGAACCCGGCGATCCTCGGTGACCAAGGCGCGTTGGGCGACAAGGGAATTCCGATGCAGGCGGTATTCACCGCGACCGCCGTCGCCGCGGTGTTCGGCACGCTGGTGATGGGCATCTGGGCCAGGTATCCGATCGCGCTGGCACCGGGTATGGGTCTGAACGCCTTCTTCGCGTTCACGGTGGTTCAGCAGATGGGGATTCCCTGGCAGACCGCGCTATCGGGCACGTTCCTATCCGGGCTCATCTTCCTGGTCCTGGCGGTGACGAAGGTCCGCGAACGCATACTCAACGCCATCCCGATGCAGATGAAGCTGGCGGTCGGCGCCGGCATCGGCATGTTCGTCGCATTTCTCGGCCTCAAGAACGCGGGCATCGTCGTCGCGAGCAAGGCCACCTTCGTCACGCACGGTGATTTCACCAAGGGCACCACGCTGCTCGCGCTGTTCGGCCTGCTCATCACGGTGGTCTTCCTGGTGCTGCGCTGGCACGGCGCGGTGCTGTACGGCATCGTGCTCACCGCGCTGCTCGGCATGATCACCGGGCTGGTCAAGCTGCCGGACGGTGTCGTCGCGATGCCGAAGGGTTTGGATCAGACCTTCGGCCAGGCCATCATCCACCTGCCGGACGCATTCACCGGTCAGATGGTCGTCGTCGTGCTGACCATGCTGTTCGTCGATTTCTTCGATGCGTCGGGCACCCTGATCGGCGTCGCCAATCAGGCCGGGCTGCTGGACAAGAACGGTCAGTTGCCGCGCGCGTCGAGCGCGCTGGCCGCCGATTCGGTCGGCACCATGGCGGGTGCGGTGATCGGAACCTCCACCACCACCGCGTATGTCGAGTCGACGGCGGGTGTCTCGGCGGGCGGGCGCACCGGGCTGACGGCGGTGACCACCGCGGGCTGGTTCCTGATCGCGATGTTCTGTTTCCCGATTTTCTCGGTGATCGCGGGCTCCGGCGAGGTGACCGCGCCCGCGCTGATCGTGGTCGGCGTGCTGATGGCGCGGGCGCTCGGGGAAATCGACTGGAATCGGCTCGAATATTCGGTGCCCGCATTCATCACCGTGGTGGTTACGCCGCTCACCTATTCGATCGCGTACGGCCTCGCCATGGGAATGGTGTTCTATCCGGTGGTGATGGTGGCGCGCGGCCGGATCAAAGAGGTGCATCCCGCGATGTGGGCGCTGATGGTCGTATTTCTCGGTTATTTCTTCTTCCTGGCGGAGTGA
- a CDS encoding DoxX family protein produces MSTNTIQRATGAASELDKVSTDIGLLVLRVGFGGVLAAHGAQKLFGWFNGMGWQTTASVFDGMGYKPGKFFGTLAGLCEFTGGLLLLLGLVTPLAAAIVIGTMINAINVTWGPGLLGKGGWEEPLLFALAALALAFTGPGKFSLDHGRPWHRQGFIWGAGALVLAVVTAALTLLVKS; encoded by the coding sequence ATGTCTACCAACACAATTCAGCGCGCCACCGGCGCGGCAAGCGAGCTGGACAAGGTATCGACCGACATCGGCCTACTGGTGCTTCGAGTCGGCTTCGGCGGTGTGCTCGCGGCTCATGGGGCACAGAAGCTGTTCGGCTGGTTCAACGGCATGGGCTGGCAGACCACGGCCAGCGTCTTCGACGGGATGGGTTACAAGCCCGGCAAATTCTTCGGCACCCTCGCCGGACTGTGTGAGTTCACCGGTGGGTTGTTGCTGCTTCTCGGCCTGGTGACCCCGCTCGCGGCCGCCATCGTGATCGGCACCATGATCAATGCGATCAACGTGACCTGGGGTCCCGGCCTGCTCGGTAAGGGCGGATGGGAAGAGCCGCTGTTGTTCGCCCTCGCCGCACTGGCATTGGCCTTCACCGGCCCGGGCAAGTTCTCGCTCGACCATGGACGCCCTTGGCACCGGCAGGGATTCATCTGGGGAGCCGGGGCCCTCGTGCTCGCGGTGGTCACCGCGGCGCTCACCCTGCTGGTCAAATCCTGA
- a CDS encoding RidA family protein, translated as MTIEISNPAELHDPTGFGYSHVARVRGELVFIAGQYDSDAEGHTTSDDFAVQVDRAFANLGVALRSVGLDYPDVAQLRSHIVDHDLDKLAVLGRKIAELWGDRPPTQTLSGVAALALPGMLFEVDAIAVRGEG; from the coding sequence GTGACCATCGAGATCAGCAACCCGGCGGAACTGCACGACCCGACCGGCTTCGGCTACAGCCATGTCGCGCGGGTGCGCGGCGAGTTGGTTTTCATCGCGGGGCAATACGACTCCGACGCCGAGGGGCACACCACCAGTGACGATTTCGCGGTTCAGGTGGATCGCGCCTTCGCGAATCTCGGTGTGGCGCTGCGGTCCGTCGGACTCGACTACCCGGATGTCGCCCAGTTGCGCAGCCATATCGTCGATCACGACCTGGACAAGCTGGCCGTGCTCGGCCGCAAGATCGCCGAACTCTGGGGCGATCGCCCGCCGACGCAGACGCTGAGCGGCGTTGCGGCGCTTGCCCTTCCGGGAATGCTGTTCGAGGTGGACGCGATCGCGGTGCGCGGGGAGGGCTAG
- a CDS encoding methyltransferase domain-containing protein, whose amino-acid sequence MTHPDTETLGEFIISARSLAEYRAIFGLTASELRGRILDCPGGAAGFTAEASDLGAQVIAVDPIYTRSVEDLRATALRECDRATRWAARHSHRRRWDWYGSPADHLRMRTASARRFGADLTEHPERYIGARLPSLPFPDKSFDLVLSSHLLFSYADRLDADFHLAALVELARVAVGETRIYPLVDHTGANLDPLVDKLRKELHDKGLQTELRDVDFEFHHGASTILVLR is encoded by the coding sequence ATGACGCACCCCGATACCGAAACACTCGGCGAATTCATCATCAGCGCAAGATCATTGGCGGAATATCGAGCGATTTTCGGGCTCACCGCCAGCGAATTGCGTGGTCGTATCCTCGATTGTCCCGGTGGCGCAGCAGGTTTCACTGCCGAGGCGAGTGATCTCGGCGCGCAGGTCATCGCCGTCGATCCCATATACACCCGGTCCGTCGAGGACCTCAGAGCGACCGCACTGCGCGAGTGTGATCGCGCAACCCGTTGGGCGGCAAGGCATTCGCATCGACGCCGGTGGGACTGGTACGGCAGCCCGGCCGATCATCTGCGCATGCGCACCGCGTCGGCCCGCCGTTTCGGCGCCGATCTCACCGAACATCCGGAGCGCTACATCGGCGCCCGACTACCGTCACTACCCTTCCCCGACAAGAGTTTCGATCTCGTGCTCAGCTCACATCTGCTCTTCAGCTACGCCGACCGGCTCGACGCCGACTTCCATCTCGCCGCGCTGGTGGAGCTGGCCAGGGTCGCCGTCGGCGAGACCAGGATCTACCCACTGGTCGACCACACCGGCGCCAACCTGGATCCCCTGGTCGACAAGCTCCGAAAAGAACTGCACGACAAGGGGCTCCAGACCGAACTGCGGGACGTGGATTTCGAATTCCACCACGGCGCCAGCACCATCCTGGTGCTGCGCTGA
- a CDS encoding ATP-dependent DNA helicase: MPELPPVPELLAAAVEALGGKERTGQLTMAAAVDHAIDTKEHLAVQAGTGTGKSLAYLVPSLRYAVRTGRTVVVSTATIALQRQLVDRDLPRLAEALRGPLGRTAKFAILKGRNNYLCLNKINSVIPDEPAEAELFDAFAISRLGREVQRLNEFASNTETGDRDDLVPGVSDRAWRQVSVSSRECLGKSRCPFGQDCYAERARAESAQADVVVTNHALLAIDAISGIQVLPEHDVVVIDEAHELVDRVTGVATAELAPAAISAAARRCAKLVDEQEVDRLEAAAEAWHAALDELPAARWDTLPDGIAPVLALVRDAAWNARTALAPPGGTTAQGDPEAAAQRNLALAAIDEVHDGAVRALTAFEEPDPAKRHDVIWLSAEEIRGVTRRTLRMAPLAVGGLLRSRLFGTATVILTSATLQIGGSFDGLAITWGLPAQSANKSDAALANGAQAPADDEKVRWSALDVGSPFDHAKSGILYVAKHLPAPGRDGLSPAYLDEIERLMRAAGGRTLGLFSSMRAAKSATEALRSRLDTPVLCQGDDATGQLVRRFADDPATSLFGTLSLWQGVDVPGPSLSLVILDRIPFPRPDDPLLTARQRAVESRGGNGFMAVAANHAALLLAQGTGRLLRSVDDRGVVAILDSRLATARYGGYLRASLPPYWETADPEVVIKALQRLTATAP; the protein is encoded by the coding sequence GTGCCCGAACTCCCGCCAGTACCCGAACTTTTGGCCGCCGCCGTCGAGGCGCTGGGCGGGAAGGAACGCACCGGTCAGCTGACGATGGCGGCCGCGGTGGATCACGCCATCGACACCAAGGAGCACCTGGCGGTGCAGGCGGGCACCGGGACCGGTAAGTCGCTGGCCTATCTGGTGCCGAGCCTGCGGTACGCGGTGCGCACCGGGCGCACGGTGGTGGTGTCCACCGCGACGATCGCACTGCAGCGCCAGCTGGTGGACCGGGATCTGCCGCGCCTGGCGGAGGCATTGCGCGGGCCGCTGGGCCGCACCGCGAAATTCGCGATCCTCAAGGGCCGCAACAACTATCTGTGCCTCAACAAGATCAACAGCGTCATTCCGGACGAACCGGCCGAGGCCGAGCTTTTCGACGCCTTCGCCATCTCCCGGCTCGGCCGCGAGGTGCAGCGGCTCAACGAGTTCGCCTCGAATACCGAAACCGGCGACCGCGACGACCTGGTACCCGGTGTGAGTGATCGAGCGTGGCGACAGGTCAGCGTGTCGTCCCGCGAATGCCTGGGCAAATCCCGCTGCCCGTTCGGCCAGGACTGCTACGCCGAACGCGCCCGCGCCGAATCGGCGCAGGCCGATGTGGTGGTGACCAACCACGCCCTGCTCGCCATCGACGCCATCAGCGGTATCCAGGTGTTGCCGGAACACGATGTGGTCGTCATCGATGAGGCGCACGAACTCGTCGACCGGGTCACCGGCGTGGCCACCGCCGAGCTCGCGCCCGCGGCGATCAGCGCGGCCGCCCGCCGCTGCGCCAAACTCGTCGACGAGCAAGAGGTGGACCGGTTGGAGGCCGCCGCGGAGGCCTGGCACGCCGCGCTCGACGAGCTGCCCGCCGCCCGCTGGGACACCCTTCCCGACGGCATCGCCCCCGTACTCGCGCTGGTCCGCGACGCGGCGTGGAATGCGCGCACCGCGCTCGCGCCGCCCGGCGGCACCACCGCGCAGGGCGATCCCGAGGCGGCCGCCCAGCGCAATCTCGCACTGGCCGCCATCGACGAGGTGCACGACGGCGCGGTGCGCGCGCTCACCGCCTTCGAGGAGCCCGATCCGGCCAAGCGCCACGACGTGATCTGGCTGTCCGCCGAGGAGATTCGCGGGGTCACCCGGCGCACGCTGCGGATGGCGCCGCTCGCGGTCGGCGGACTGTTGCGCAGCAGGCTTTTCGGCACCGCGACGGTCATCCTGACCTCGGCGACGCTGCAGATCGGCGGTTCCTTCGACGGACTCGCGATCACCTGGGGGCTGCCCGCGCAGTCGGCGAACAAGTCCGACGCGGCGCTCGCCAATGGCGCGCAGGCGCCCGCCGACGACGAGAAGGTGCGCTGGAGCGCGCTCGACGTCGGCTCCCCGTTCGATCACGCCAAATCCGGAATCCTTTACGTCGCAAAGCATTTGCCCGCACCCGGCCGGGACGGTCTGTCACCCGCCTACCTCGACGAGATCGAGCGGTTGATGCGCGCCGCGGGTGGTCGCACCCTCGGACTGTTCTCCTCGATGCGGGCGGCCAAGTCCGCGACGGAGGCGCTGCGCTCCCGGCTGGATACGCCCGTGCTCTGCCAGGGTGACGACGCGACCGGTCAGCTGGTCCGCCGGTTCGCCGACGATCCGGCGACCTCGCTGTTCGGCACCCTCTCGCTGTGGCAGGGCGTCGACGTGCCGGGTCCGTCGCTGAGTTTGGTGATCCTGGACCGGATTCCGTTCCCGCGCCCCGACGATCCGCTGCTGACGGCGCGGCAGCGCGCGGTGGAATCGCGTGGCGGCAACGGCTTCATGGCGGTGGCCGCCAATCATGCGGCGTTGCTACTGGCGCAGGGCACCGGGCGACTGCTGCGCAGCGTGGACGACCGCGGTGTCGTCGCGATACTCGATTCACGTTTGGCCACCGCCCGTTACGGCGGTTACCTGCGCGCTTCGCTGCCACCGTATTGGGAGACAGCGGATCCGGAGGTGGTGATCAAGGCGCTGCAGCGCCTCACCGCCACCGCACCGTAA
- a CDS encoding nicotinamidase: protein MNRALIIVDVQNDFCEGGSLAVTGGAAVATGISDHLAGGDYAAIVATRDYHIDPGAHFSDHPNYVDSWPPHCRVGTPGADFHPNLDTAPIEEIFSKGEYSAAYSGFEGAAPDGTDLAEWLRARDIDTVDVVGIATDHCVRATALDARTAGFRTRVLLGLTAGVAPATIESALGELRAAGVELEGAVGTRRAQ from the coding sequence ATGAACCGAGCACTGATCATCGTCGATGTCCAGAACGATTTCTGCGAGGGCGGATCGCTCGCGGTGACCGGCGGCGCGGCCGTCGCCACCGGGATCAGCGACCATCTCGCCGGCGGCGACTATGCCGCGATCGTCGCTACCCGCGACTATCACATCGATCCCGGCGCGCATTTCTCCGACCACCCGAACTATGTGGACTCTTGGCCGCCGCACTGCCGGGTCGGCACGCCGGGCGCCGATTTCCACCCGAATCTCGATACCGCGCCCATCGAGGAAATCTTCTCGAAAGGCGAATACTCCGCCGCCTATTCCGGTTTCGAGGGCGCGGCGCCCGACGGCACCGACCTCGCCGAATGGTTGCGCGCCAGGGATATCGATACCGTCGACGTGGTCGGCATCGCCACCGACCACTGTGTCCGGGCAACCGCGCTGGACGCGCGCACCGCCGGATTCCGCACCCGGGTATTGCTCGGCCTCACCGCGGGCGTCGCGCCCGCCACCATCGAATCGGCCCTCGGTGAACTGCGCGCCGCAGGCGTCGAACTGGAAGGCGCGGTCGGCACGCGACGCGCCCAGTGA
- a CDS encoding nicotinate phosphoribosyltransferase produces the protein MDIRDGKTSIGDEGPGDTYHVAADGFSTALLTDQYELTMLAAAIADGSAWRRCSFEVFARRLPHGRRYGVVAGTGRLLDALAHYRFGAPELAAADFLDDRTLDFLRDYRFTGDIDGYPEGELYFPGSPILSVRGSFAECVVLETLILSILNHDSAIASAAARMVSVAAGRRMIEMGSRRTHELAAPASARAAYLAGFDATSNLEAARRFGVPSAGTSAHAFTLLHSAADGAHEAAAFRSQIAALGIGTTLLVDTFDITRGVATAIEVAGPELGGVRIDSGDLGVLARQVREQLDGLGATKTKIVVSGDLDEYSIAALRAEPVDAYGVGTSLVTGSGAPTAGMVYKLVEVDGLPVAKRSSHKESRGGTKRAVRLARNTGTVVEEIVYPAAGKPPATNGFESRELLVPLVRAGSIVEKPVLARSRELVARGLISLPWEGLKLSDGEPAIPTTFVN, from the coding sequence GTGGACATCCGCGATGGCAAAACCAGCATCGGCGACGAAGGCCCCGGCGACACCTACCACGTCGCCGCGGACGGTTTCAGCACCGCACTGCTCACCGACCAGTACGAGCTGACCATGCTCGCCGCGGCCATCGCCGACGGTTCGGCATGGCGGCGCTGCAGCTTCGAGGTGTTCGCGCGGCGGTTGCCACACGGCCGCCGCTACGGCGTCGTCGCGGGCACCGGCAGGCTGCTGGACGCGTTGGCGCACTACCGTTTCGGCGCGCCGGAACTCGCCGCCGCCGACTTCCTCGACGACCGCACGCTCGACTTCCTGCGCGACTACCGATTCACCGGCGATATCGACGGCTACCCCGAGGGTGAGCTGTATTTCCCCGGCTCCCCGATACTTTCGGTGCGCGGCAGCTTCGCCGAATGCGTCGTGCTGGAGACGCTGATCCTGTCGATCCTCAATCACGACAGCGCGATCGCCTCGGCCGCGGCCAGGATGGTCAGCGTGGCGGCCGGGCGGCGGATGATCGAGATGGGCTCCCGGCGCACCCACGAACTGGCCGCCCCGGCCAGCGCCCGCGCCGCGTACCTGGCCGGATTCGACGCGACCTCGAATCTGGAGGCCGCGCGCCGCTTCGGCGTGCCGAGCGCGGGCACCAGCGCGCACGCGTTCACACTCCTACACAGCGCGGCCGACGGCGCGCACGAGGCGGCGGCGTTCCGCAGCCAGATCGCGGCGCTCGGCATCGGCACCACGCTGCTGGTGGACACCTTCGACATCACCAGGGGCGTGGCCACCGCCATCGAGGTCGCCGGGCCCGAATTGGGCGGCGTGCGAATCGATTCCGGCGATCTCGGGGTACTGGCCCGACAGGTGCGCGAGCAACTCGACGGGCTCGGCGCCACCAAGACGAAGATAGTGGTGTCCGGCGATCTCGACGAATACTCCATCGCCGCGCTGCGCGCCGAACCGGTCGACGCGTACGGCGTGGGCACCTCGCTGGTCACCGGTTCCGGCGCGCCGACCGCGGGCATGGTCTACAAACTGGTCGAGGTCGACGGGCTGCCGGTGGCCAAGCGCAGCAGCCACAAGGAGTCGCGCGGCGGCACCAAGCGCGCGGTCCGGCTGGCCAGGAACACCGGAACCGTCGTCGAGGAGATCGTTTACCCGGCGGCCGGAAAGCCGCCCGCCACAAATGGTTTCGAATCCCGTGAGCTGTTGGTGCCGCTGGTGCGCGCCGGATCGATCGTCGAGAAGCCGGTGCTGGCGCGCAGCCGAGAACTGGTCGCGCGCGGATTGATCAGCCTGCCATGGGAGGGGCTGAAACTGTCCGACGGGGAGCCCGCGATTCCGACGACGTTCGTGAATTGA
- the clpS gene encoding ATP-dependent Clp protease adapter ClpS: MGLCNTNATLSAAQATPEAVEYTEILEAEDRPWVTVVWDDPVNLMHYVTYIFQKLFGYSKSKATELMLKVHNEGKAVVSSGSRDKMEHDVQRLHAAGLWATMQRDD, encoded by the coding sequence ATGGGCTTGTGCAACACGAACGCGACGCTGTCCGCGGCACAGGCGACCCCGGAAGCGGTCGAGTACACCGAGATCCTGGAGGCGGAGGACCGTCCCTGGGTGACCGTGGTTTGGGATGATCCCGTCAACCTCATGCACTACGTCACCTACATTTTTCAAAAGCTGTTCGGTTACAGCAAGAGCAAGGCGACGGAGCTGATGCTCAAGGTGCACAACGAGGGCAAGGCGGTGGTCTCGTCTGGCTCGCGGGACAAGATGGAGCACGATGTCCAGCGACTACACGCCGCCGGACTCTGGGCGACCATGCAGCGGGACGACTGA